The Aspergillus flavus chromosome 6, complete sequence nucleotide sequence CTCAGGATTCCTGCACCGCCTCTTTCTAAAACTGCCAGCTATTCATGTCTCAGTAGAAGATCCTCCCAACCTCCGACCACCGTTTACCCTTGGGATAATATGGTCAAGCCAACTGAAGGTCGTCGGTCATAACACGAGCGGCAAGTGAAACCCCTACCTATTGAAGCCGTGCGACTAGATTAAAATGGATCACGGGAACTGACCTGGTCCCTACACAAGACAAGAATAGTAGTATTTGACATCCCGTAATAGTAACTTCAGAgctggtactccgtactaaaGTAATGGAATCCCTGCCGCTTTATCAAGGGAAACAGCATTCACCATTTTACCGTCTCTGAACCAATCATGAAACAGTCCCACTCCCCTCCTGCACATTCACAAGCCCTCATCATGAAACAGCACTAGACCTTTCTGGTATAGGCCCCGCATTGCTCTAACCCCCATTGGGACAGAGTTGCTGATTGTCGGGTGGGCCGCTGACGACCCCAAAAAGCCGCCCTAACCTTGGACGAAGCGCCCATGCTAGGGGGGAAACTTCTTGGTGTTGATTCCCACAGTCCGATTCATCCTTTGATATCCTCAGGATTTAATACATAACCTATGTCCATACATACGGATGAGATACCGAGATACATAAATTCTGCAGAATTACCTCACTCGGAACAATCCAACTTTGAACCCTACAGAAACAAATATCCTTACTACTGGGACATCTTAACCACAAATGCCTAGGGCCGAGGAAAAGATCGATGGGGGGTCTCAGTGGGCACCGCGGACGATGTTGCAATTCAATGACGGTCCCGCCACGTTGATGTTCGCTTATTTTTTTCCAGAtcccccttcttccttttcatcaaTCGGGGGACAATCgtaaataaacaaaaaattCCCTCCTCAGGTCCACTGATAAGCATTAGGATTGACATGCTATGAGCTGATTTATTCCCGCTGTCGGTACATGAATGAGCCAAATAACGTCACATTAGTTTTGATCAATTGACGCCGGGCACGTCCCTCTGTTTCCTGTCCTGTCTCTCTCTGGTCTGAATACTTAATACCCGAGCTATAATTCTAGAGTGATAATGTCTTACCGTTTAGATATTTCCACAGCGACAGCGCAAGCCACAAAAAAAATCACACAAAACAGCTAGAAATCACTCTAGGCCATGTGCTATACTGCTACATCTGAAACCCCATTCAAAGACTACTGATCGGGCATGGAGTGAGACCTGAAACGCCAGGCATGTCTTTGATGGATGACAGCCAAAGCTTGGCAGGGACAATCTTCATTCACCCATTaggagaaagccaagagGAAACCGGTCCTCTCACATTCATAAATTTTGTAATCTAGCCGTATATCATGGGCAATTGATTGTCTTCTTGGGGCACTCTTCTACCGTACAGAGCTCTCCGGTCACGTAAACCcaacaaataaataaaaaataaaataatgatatgagtatattaataatcgATCCCTTACTGACAGCCACGCCCTTATGATCACATTATGGAGACCCGACGATACGCCCTAAAAGGCATCATGTCCAGTGCCTAATTTTCCAAAGGAGCCGAATATCAAATGAGCCAAGATCGGTAGGTGTCTGTCCGTAACCTCGgctttcctctttcatcCTTTCCGGCGCATTCCTATAGCCACAGAAGTTTGATTGACAGAACCGCAAATCCGCTTGTCAGGTCATGTCATAGCATACCTTGGACATCTTCAGGTGGCGAAGTCGGTTAGAGTTTTCATACTCAACAGCAAGGACTGGTTTTGTAAAGGTTTAATGTCCTGTTGACAGTTGTCACCTTGGCTTGAGTGTACCGAACTTTTTACAGTTAATGTTTGACCCCTTTAAAGCAATTCCGTTGTATATAGTACATGAACTTTGGATTGAGGAAAGACTATTCgattatttttcttccctaTGGAATATAACTATATGCACTAAAGATATACAGGAATTCGCCCTAGACTCTacacgaagaaaagaagaatgaataCGAGTGGTCTGGTTCGATTCCATATTCCAGGGCGTGTACGTATATACGTACGTACTCATCTCCCCATACTGAGTTTTCAAAGAGCCAGCACATACGGAGTAACATGATTGCACATAAGAAGGGTTGTCCATCTCGTCGCTTCCTCGGGTGGTCCATGGTGGGCGCTAATATGTTGGGAGCGCCAAATACATACGCAGCACTCCGCAGGCAACGACATTTTGACCCCCTTAATTAAGAAAAGGGACAAAAATCCCCAATCAATAGATCCACGGGCACTCTAGAAAGAATTTTTGTTATAGGGGCAGCAATTGCGGTGGTTGGTGCTCTGTATGCAGAACAGCATCATTCGATTGAAGTTTATATACAATGTGATGCAAGGGGACACTGTTAGTACTGAGTCGATTTGATACCGTTGAACCGTTATCTAGTAGGTAACTAACGGTTAGTATGTTTACACGGTTGATTGTCAATGCTTAGATGATTAAACACCAATCAATCACTGAGAAGTACTAATTAGAAAATCTACTCCAAACTCTTTGACTCTCTGCTTTCGGGTTTTTGCAGGGCTATCGGAGCGACGGTTTGAAGTTTCCTAGCATCGCACTCTGGAAACAGCTCCTAATCTAGCACATGCAATACGTCGAGATATTCAGACTACGAGAGATAGAGATGCGAGCGCAACTACGGTACAGACATGGagactattttaaaatgCGGTTCGGGCGCCTAGGGGGCTTCCCGAATGATCTGAGGGTGTATAGCCTCTGCCAGATTCGTGATGTCGGGGAAAGCCCAGTTATACATACCCGCATTAggagagaaatatatatctggcCTTCAATCCCTCTCTGACATAGTAGCACAGCGatgttttttgtttttgaagAATACGATCGCCGGGAAAACTGGCCTTATGCTGCTTTCAAGTCCACTCATATGCATGTGAACTGGTAGGTGACCCTTAGCAGGAAAAAACACGAGGGGCAGCAACCAATAGTCAACTGGGTATCCGCATCATCCGCAAGGAGGATTTGCGGTCGAGAGAATAATTTTGACCCATGAATCCCTCCGACAGCGACCATAACCTCTTTTCTTGGAGTTTCCACTGTGAGCACTAAGTCGACTAGTAAGTGGGTTCCATAGAGGTATCCATACGAGCGTCCAGAACCGGTTGATTCTGGTTGGTCAGCGTAACTGGTGGGAGTTCGATCGTCTCTAGCGACTGATTCTCAGGCGCTGTGAAACTGGAGCTAGAATACTGTGTAGATATCAAACTACCGTACTTCTGCCATCTTACATTTCACAGGGAAATCATTTCACAATGGCCATATAACGTAACGGTCATAATATCAATAGTAATCACAATAGGACTACGTGAAAGCGAAATCCCACGGTGGTAGGTAATAATAGTGACATGGCTGAGACACGAGTGGGCTGAAAAAGAGGCTTATACGACCGTTgggtggtgaggatgagTTGTTGTGGTGGTTTGGTAGTGGATGTGGGCTTTCGTTCAAAGCTGGTTTTAGTGGTTTCCAAGTTTAGCATCAAAAGCCACACCACCCAATCCATTGATTGGGCTTGAAGCAAAGGGAACAAACATGGCGCAGTCCCCGTCAGCAGTTGGTTTCGGGTCTATTCGACGGAAGCTTTTTGGCCTTCACATTCCAATCAATTTCCAaccttgtttttttttcttccttttacgtttttcttttctttttctgtggcTCTGACAGTAAATGTGCTCATTTGtgtgagaaaaagaaaaaaccccaaaaaagcaaagacagATCCTATCGGTCCTCCATACAGCCATTGCCGGGCTCCCCTTCACTGTTTACCTCCGCTTGCGCTTTTTGGACCTGGAAATCCCTTCCCCGCCGCCAACTTTCGGAGTTATGATCCCTATCCCCTACATTTCCATTTTGGGGCATTTAGAGGAGTAGTTCACTCCTATTCTTATTTGGCCCTTTGATCGCGATACCTTATCTCGCCACCTCCCTGCAAACCGATCCTCCCCGAACTGTTCCCGTTCGCTCTGTTCACTTGGAAGGCTGCGGCTTTATCGAGCCGATTAGGCAGACGCTGATAGCTTCAGAAGTCCTTGGATCTTGGTTGGACAACGTGGATTAAATCGTCTACGAGGGGGCTGACCTCCCCAAGGAGGTCATCCTACATATACCCGAAGATCGTGATGTGTGTAGACCAACTTGCGAGATGGCATGACCGACGCACGCCTGGGGTTTCCATACACGAACGGCCATCGTTTCAGTCACAAGATGAGTGGGATAGCTTGCGATCGTCGCGACGACATTGGAGTCGGTCCGATGGCGGGGGGATAGCGTGGATATTGATGGTAATGTTGGTGATGCTGGTGTCTCCAACCTATGCTGCTCTGGTGAACTTCGACAATTGCTTGCCTGCGCCCACCATCGCCTCGAACCCACAGAAACTCCAGTTTGTCCCTCTCGACGTGTCCGTGAAATTCGACTTGACGAATTCTCTGCACAACTTGAACATCACGGTATACGGGAATGTTTCTGGGACCGCTGACCAGTCGTCATCCTATCCATCCCCCGATGATCCGCAGTGGACAAATCGGAACGCGACGGTGGGAAAGATCGTGGACCTGGATACGTCCAACAACAAATACAGTACCCTGATAACGACTGTTGATGTAGTTAGCTTCTCACCATACTCTGGTCCAACTAGGTTTTGCGACTCAATCATTCAAGGAGATTGCCCGCTGGGACCTGTCTTCTACGCCAATGCGTGAGTATTTAGGCTTTACCACTGTCCAAACGCTGTTGACTAACTGAATGTTGTAATTATCATTAGGAGCGACCTGGGTTCTTTACGTTCTTTCTCTGTTCAACATGACATGCTATCGTCGTACCGCTTTGCGACCCTGTCGTCAACTCTGTTAATCAAGTCCGGCGATGCAGCGGCCACTGATCTGGGATGTATATCGGTTGATGTCACTCCAGATCTTGGATCGGCCCTGAAAAGTGCGCTAGCTTATGTCCCTCTTGTAATCCTGATTCTTGTAGGAGTCGCGACCGTAACCGCCGCAATATACAGTCCATGGGGCACAACGGACCCATTTCACTGGACAAGCAATTATGGCCGCGACGAAGATGTCCTTCGCCTGGTAACGCCAGGGTTTGGGGACTGCCTACAATATATGCAATTCGCAGTATTGACAGGAGCATTGTCACTGAACTACCCCGGCTATTATCAGCCAGTGGTGAGTCAGGTTGCGTGGTCAACCCTCATGTTTAACCAGAGCTTTCTAAGTCCCGGGAATGAGCGGAATCCTGTAAAGGACGGTGTATACACTGTGAACGGTACCTACGGGCTGGACGCGCTACAACAGTATGTTGGAATGGAGTCGGCGCGGGATATCTGGCCGGGGATGATAATATGGTTACTTGTGGTTGTTGTCGCGATCACGCTCATCATCCAGCTCGCCTTTGCACTTCGGTGGCTTCATCGTGAACTTGCCAATATTCCGGAGGAAGACCTACGTTCTAAGAATATGCCATTCACCGTTGGCAACGTCATTCGAATCGTCTGTAACTATTTGTTCTTACCGCTCATCTcgctctctttttttcaaCTGGTTATCGCTAGACAATCTCCAGCATACTGTGTGGCTCTAGCCGTCGTGGTCATTCTCATCATGATAGCTTTTGCAATCTGGGTCATTCGGTTGATCGCAAGCACTCGTCCTAAATCATACCTCTTCGACGATCTGCCGACGGTGTTGTTGTATGGTCCACTGTACAACACTTTCTGCGATGATGCGGCCGCCTTTACTGTGGTGTCTCTCTTCCTGTCGTTTGCTCGCGGCGTCGCGATTGGCGCGCTTCAACCTTCAGGGATTGCTCAAATAGTGCTCTTGGCGATTTGCGAAGTTGTTGCTATTTTGACGCTTGTCGCTTTCCGCCCGTTTCCTTCGCCGACGTCCATGAACCTTTATCACGCCTGTTTCTCGATCGTGCGATTTCTCACAATACTCTTGAGCGTCGTTTTTGTTCCGTCTTTAGGCGTGTCACAGGCCGCCCGCGGTTGGATAGGCTACGTTATCCTCTTCTTACACGCAATTGTTCTAGTATTCGGGTTCTTTTTGAACGCCCTACAGACTTTGGTTGAAGTTATAGCTCGACTCGCCGGTGCTGGGGGCTACGAAGGTGGTGTTACCCGTGGTGGCCTCGTCaaggtatgtacagtattgttgattccttcttttcctagTGTGGGTCTTCTCGCCTGTGTGCTAAACTGACAATGATCTAGGTATTTGGTATGCGGCAACTCTCACGGCGTATGCCAAGAAGAAGTGTTGGTACTCGCCAAAGCATGGGCTCCGAGGCTGCAATGCTAGCACACACCGACGAGCGATTGTCTTCTCAGTTTGATGGGTCACGGCCCAGAAGCCTTTCGGGCAGCTCCGCGATGCTTCTGAATCGAGCAGCCGCGAGTGAGGGCAGAACCAGCGCCTTTTATGAGTCGGGCAGTGCCCATGGAGGTACCCATAGTCGGGCCAATAGCAGTGGTCTATTTACACCCACCACTCCTGGTAGCAACCCTACTTTCCAGGGTGCAGGCTACCAGACAACAGGAAGTAATTCTCCAAAAAGCGGTCCTCTTTTTGCTATGCAAGCGCACGACCCCTACTACCGGCCTCCCAGGCCTCGCAATAAAAGAGTGGATATGAGTGGAGGCGAGAAAGGTAGAACGGGCGCTCGGCAACGGGCAGGCAGCGACGCTGATGATGATATAATCGAGGGCCCCATGTCTGGGCGGGGCACCCCCGTGCCAGCCTACATTCCTGCGCCAAAAGATGATCTTGATTTGGATGATCCTCGACAGTCCCGCAAAGATTACGCTGTTCGCGAGGTCGACTTCTACTACCGTGTCCGCGGTCCGCCACTGTCCCAAAGCGGCACGCGTAAACTAAAAACTGGCCCTGCAGATCCCACCGGACCTGTATCTTCTGCGACCGGCTTTTTCCGCAACCTGTTCCGAGGAAAGACTAAAGAAAGCGGCAAGGGATTCGAAGTTGTTCGTAGCGCAAGGGCACCCCCACCTGGTCTGCTTCCTGAAGGGGATGATGTCCACGAGCCATACCGAGATGAGCCTGACGACCAGGCTACCGCAGGGCACAGCCGTCGAGTCTCAGGAAGCGACCGATCATATCCAGATACAGATAGTGATGACAACAACCGAACACGCGAGGCGCTGATAAGCCTGCCTCAAGTTGAGTCCGGCGCGGCTATTGAACTGCCCAGTCGCATCGGCTCCCAGCATAGCTCACCTTCAGGGGCCCCACAGGCCTCGCGACCTTCTCGACGCGATTCTCGATCGTTGGCTTTAGAGGGTGACACTGCATCTCACAGATCTCTTCCCATTGTGACCAAAGCTGTTTCGGAGGAGGCCCATTACCCGGCTCCTCAGTTGCATCCTTCCTCGTCCGGTACCGGCCGATTGCCGTTTAGTGCTGCTAGTTCCCCTTCACGGGATCGCAATTTCTCTATAGCCTCAACAACCGCGtcaacatcctcaagccGGCAGCACGGGAACGGTACCGAGCGACCCTCAAGCATGGGGTACGTCGCCCAGCATCGCACCCGGGACTATATCCATGAAGCTAGCCCGGATGAACCGTCTTTCACTGGAAGTGCCGCCGAGCTCGTTGATGAACCGCACCATCCTGAGGGAAGTCATTAAGCCCCGTGCTCCAATTGAAGCAGTATATTTAGTGCACCAAGTTGCACTTCTATCCTAACGATATATCCGTCAATCTGTCAGCGTGTATATTCTGCGCTATTCTATTTGTACTTGATATCAAGGTGACGAATTTCCTTTTACTATTCTTCGTTTGGTGCCATCGGAAAAGAGTTGTACCTGGCGTTCTGATATACGTTTGGATCTCCTTTACATATACATCACGGCCAGCAAAATACCTGCCCGTCCTACCATTTCCCCCCTTAtcttttcttactttttctGCCTTATTTCCTCTACGTTTAATTCGATGGCATTCCACTGTGCCTGTAAGAACAGCTAATCGTGATCGGGAAAAGCCTTCTAATTCAGAAGCTCTTCGTCTTGTATATTGTGGAGCGTTCAATTCATGTATGAAGTATTCGGGAATAGTTCTTTTTAACTACCGTGAGGTTATTATTGGTCAGCTCGACTGGCATAATGGCATACTTCTTTTCTAGCTATATAGCCCTGAATCAAATTCCTTAGTATGAGTATCCGTCCAGAAGCAAGAGTGGATCAGTATCGGTTATGATAAGCCGAAGTGGCAAACGCTATTGGTATCAAAGTTTCGCAGAGAACCCATAGTGCCCTGACAATTGAAAGATTTCTTCAGTTCGTCAGCAAGGGGGAAAGGCATCTGACCTTCGAGGTTGAAAATTTGACGGATATAAAGAGTTGTCAGTGGGACTGCACCATGACTTAAAATTCACTCGGAGGTCACACGGTGCTGCAGTCTCGTGTTTGGTGCCTTAGAATCTTGGACCGCCATTTTCTCAGTTGCCCCGCGGCGAAGAATAATAGGAACAGGCGGTTAATCGTAAGGCACACTTGCCTGGCAACTACTAACCTTGACTCTcaccctttcttctttctgcattttttttttctcttttgcctTCACTTCGTATTCGATTCAAGCGTGACTTCATTGTGCAATTCTCGTTCCTTCTCCTTTATTTCCCCCTTTAGCGTCTGTATTTGTGGTGTCACGAGACACCCACGCCTCGAGTCACTTCTACTTATTTGCCATCAACTCCGAATCTTGGGAAACTCCCTCTCCGCCCTGAACCGTACTTGATAAGCCCTTGATTACTGGCTCAGTCATCCCTTGTCGTCCTGTTTTCTCGCCACTGCCTTCTATTCCGTTTAACGAAACCAATCGTCGTGGGGATACCAAAGCTTGCTTTTCCAACCCGAAACCAATCCTAAGTGTTCGTGTCCGTCTTCGTTACTTCTGTACTTCGTGTTCTTCGCCCTGGAATCGTCGCGCCACTCAGTCCATGACGGCCCGTCATATAAACGGCGGAGGTTGGTTTTTCCAGCGATAGGAAAACAGCCAACGTTGACCTCGTTGTCCACACGACACCCTTGGTTGatgtcgtcatcgtcgtcgagTTCTGTCCCGGCTTCTGCACCAGGAGGTGCTTCTACCGCATATTCCGCCCTGGGGCGTCCCGCGGGATTCAGACCCCATGCGACCTCCGATACTGCCATGACAAGCGAGGCTGGTCCTGCTTTTGACAGACGCTCTGGGAGAAGGCGCTCCACTGTAACTGGCCCGGACCGGAAAAGAAGATTAGTCAATGCGGAGGGGGATGTCTGGTCGAGACAGTCAGTATCCGGCAGTGCGACTGAATCGGGAGGGCGGATGACGGCACAGATGGATAGCAGGTCTATTTCCAGTGCGGCGTCGATGCGACCCGAAAGCTCTGCGCCTGGTGCGTCCTACTCCACGCCTATTGACTTGTCATCGTCGCCCCCAGACCAGCGTCCTCAGCGGTCAAATGACCGCCGAACCTCCTGGTCACGAGCGGGAAATGATTATCTAGAGTATATACGGCCGCGGTGGCAGCCGGACTCGGAGGTGACGGGTTGTCCGATCTGTCGAACACCCTTCAGTTTCTGGTACAGGAAACATCACTGTCGCAAATGTGGACGGGTGGTGTGCGCGTCATGTTCACCTCACCGGATCACAATTCCGAGACAATTTATTGTCCATCCGCCAGACACCAATCGCTCCCGTGCATCCACGCTGATTCCGCCACGTGTAGCGCCGCTCATTGATCTAGAAGGTGACGACTCAGCCCAATCACCCACGGCCCTTAACCCAGCTCTTGGAGGTGGCGAGGAGGTGCGCTTATGCAACCCTTGTGTACCGGACCCGAACCCAGAACCACCGCGTGGATATACAACCATTCGGGCTCCAGGCGAGCCCCAGTCAGGTGCAGATTATATACGGGGTGGTTTGAGTGCATCAACCAACCATTCCCGCCATCGTCCTTATCATTCCCTATCATCACCGACCCGTCACCCGCCGTACGCCTCGATCGTAAGTTTCACACTAGCCTTCTTTATGTCGGTAAATGTTTCCGTGACTGACTGGAGATAATTATTTGCAGCCCGACAATTTCTCTACTCGCTCAGCCCGCAGGACAGTGGGGTCGAGTGACTATCATTTCTACGGTGGTTTCGGGGGGTCTTTAGGCTCGCGTTTCCAAGAGCGGCCAATGGAGTACGGTTCTTTATCAGCAGCTGGACTCGCCCCGTCTCCGATTGCATCGGGACGGCCTCTTCACTTGGCATCAGGCAGCGCGATGCTATCGGCTGGACCGTCGTTCGCTACATCTTCCAATCAGGAGATACGTCTACCTATCTCTGATCCCCGCCGCCGTGTAGACGAGCGAGACCTTTGCCCTATTTGTGACCATGTTCTTCCGCCTCTGGATGTGAACGGGAACGAGGATGCTCGGGAAGCACATATTAGGCAGTGCATCGAAAGTCATGGTTCCCGAGCGCGCTCGTCCTCCCACAGTAGCAGTCCCGTTGCGCAATCTTCCACCCCTGTGCGAATGCTCGCCTTTACAGCTACTGAGAAGGATTGCCTTGGGCATGATGGCAGTGCGCAGGAGTGCACTATCTGCATGGAGGAGTACGAGGTTGGCCAACCGCTGGTCCGACTGGAATGTCTCTGCAAGTTCCATAAAGGGTGCATTGTTGAATGGTTCGAGCGGAAAAAAGAGTGCCCGGTACATAAAGTGTCCTGAGCGATTTGTATatgctttgcttttttggaTTTTCACACTCTCTAGCTGTCTCGTATCTCCTTATTTCTATGCTCTTGTggacccttctcttctcatcatcctgagTTGGCAGTATGGCGTTGGTTGTGGGTTTTTGGCGCAAGCTCCATGCTGGATATCTCTTTCGCAACCGTTTGAGCGGGCGTTCGTTTCTATCTCTCTTGCTGGCAATCTGCAGATGGCGTTTTACTCTACCATGACATGTGTGTTACCTCTTTTGTTATCTCAGATCTTTATCTCTATATCAAACGGCTGTGTCGATACAGCACGCAGTCCGCAGCCGATCCCAGGTAGGTCTGCACATTTCAAACAGTGGATTTTACATACACAAGGATGTCATCCTGGAGCTTGAATGACGTTGTAATCTGTTGTTGAAAACAATGAAGTAGGGTTAAGTCCGGTCCCGTCTCATCTGGGTGAGTATCAAAGCGGTATAGTGCGGGAGCAGGCCCAAAACAGACTAGTGGGAACCGATCAGCCGCTGTCGGTCATCGGTCGCCGATTCTGCCGACTGCACGCCAGCAGCTCCATCAACAGGCATACATTGTTCCACAGTCTAACTGCTCTCAGGTAAGTCGTATCACTTCCTGTTCTGCTTGATTTACCTTGGCAGCTTCGTGCCCTTTGCTTCACCTGCTGCATCTGAGAATAATACCCATCGCAagcctcatcatcatgtTGCCGCGGTCGAGAGGCCGACGTGCTGACGGTGACATATCCACTCCAGTCCCCGCAACTGATGGAGATCGATCCGCGCCTGCGTCCGGGCAGCGATAATAGCCCTCCAGAGGGAGTGGGAACGAACCATGCTTACCTTCCCTCACCTGCTACTCGACAAGCCGATCCCGCTCCTCTGTCTTCCCATCCGACGAATGATTATCCCGACCCTCCTTCCCAGATCTCCCCGAATGAACAGCTGCATTCTGCGACCTCGACCTCTAGCGACCCCAGCTACTACGGCACCTCAGTCACACAACCTCAGTCCACTCATACTCTATACCAAGCGAGCCCTGGAAGCATCATTGGCAGTACACATAGGTTCGAATCAATCGATCCCAATGATCCTTATTCCGAGCTGAAACGACCACGCGCATGTGAATCATGTCGGCAGTTGAAGGTCCGGTGCGAACCTGACATGAGCAACCCGAACGCATCCTGTAAACGGTGTGCCAAAGCTGGAAGATCCTGTGTCGTTACGGTCCCAACGCGTCGACGCCAAAAGAAGACGGATAGTCGCGTCGCGGAATTAGAGCGGAAGATTGACGCATTGACGGCAAGCTTACAGGCCTCTCAGGGCAGTGGACCGGCACTACACCCAGCGTACCCAGGCCCGCCACGTGAGGAGCACACTGGAAAACGATGGTTGGGGCCAACTCATACTGCATCGACTGGTTCTATACCTGTGTGCTCACCCACCGGCCTGGCGGGGAGTAAACGGCGACATAGCGGGGAGATCAAGGATCCAAGAGACAGTGGTCTGGTGGGGCCCTCATTCTATCGTGCTCCGAGCCCTGCTACAGAGCAGATATTAGATAATACCTCTAGGCAATGGCATGCTCGTCCAAGCTCCGGCTCAGAGACCACAGCGCCGAAACCAAACGCAGCAAACGAGCCCGTCGATGTGATTGACCGAGGCCTTGTGAGCGCGGCCGTGGCATCGGAAGCTTTCACTAGATATGTGAAACATATGGCGCCCCATATCCCGATGGTAGTCTTTCCTCCTGGCACCACGATGGCAGACATCCGGAAGACCAAACCGGTGCTTCTCCATGCCATTATCGCTACAGCCGTGGGGCCTATTCAGCCTGGATTACAGATTTCACTTATTGAAGACTTTTACAGGGTCATTGCGGACCGAGTCGTTGTGAAAGGCGAAAAGTCACTAGATTTAATTCAGGGACTTCTTGTGACCTGCAAC carries:
- a CDS encoding FYVE zinc finger protein; translated protein: MSSSSSSSVPASAPGGASTAYSALGRPAGFRPHATSDTAMTSEAGPAFDRRSGRRRSTVTGPDRKRRLVNAEGDVWSRQSVSGSATESGGRMTAQMDSRSISSAASMRPESSAPGASYSTPIDLSSSPPDQRPQRSNDRRTSWSRAGNDYLEYIRPRWQPDSEVTGCPICRTPFSFWYRKHHCRKCGRVVCASCSPHRITIPRQFIVHPPDTNRSRASTLIPPRVAPLIDLEGDDSAQSPTALNPALGGGEEVRLCNPCVPDPNPEPPRGYTTIRAPGEPQSGADYIRGGLSASTNHSRHRPYHSLSSPTRHPPYASIPDNFSTRSARRTVGSSDYHFYGGFGGSLGSRFQERPMEYGSLSAAGLAPSPIASGRPLHLASGSAMLSAGPSFATSSNQEIRLPISDPRRRVDERDLCPICDHVLPPLDVNGNEDAREAHIRQCIESHGSRARSSSHSSSPVAQSSTPVRMLAFTATEKDCLGHDGSAQECTICMEEYEVGQPLVRLECLCKFHKGCIVEWFERKKECPVHKVS
- a CDS encoding uncharacterized protein (transient receptor potential ion channel-domain containing protein), with protein sequence MCVDQLARWHDRRTPGVSIHERPSFQSQDEWDSLRSSRRHWSRSDGGGIAWILMVMLVMLVSPTYAALVNFDNCLPAPTIASNPQKLQFVPLDVSVKFDLTNSLHNLNITVYGNVSGTADQSSSYPSPDDPQWTNRNATVGKIVDLDTSNNKYSTLITTVDVVSFSPYSGPTRFCDSIIQGDCPLGPVFYANASDLGSLRSFSVQHDMLSSYRFATLSSTLLIKSGDAAATDLGCISVDVTPDLGSALKSALAYVPLVILILVGVATVTAAIYSPWGTTDPFHWTSNYGRDEDVLRLVTPGFGDCLQYMQFAVLTGALSLNYPGYYQPVVSQVAWSTLMFNQSFLSPGNERNPVKDGVYTVNGTYGLDALQQYVGMESARDIWPGMIIWLLVVVVAITLIIQLAFALRWLHRELANIPEEDLRSKNMPFTVGNVIRIVCNYLFLPLISLSFFQLVIARQSPAYCVALAVVVILIMIAFAIWVIRLIASTRPKSYLFDDLPTVLLYGPLYNTFCDDAAAFTVVSLFLSFARGVAIGALQPSGIAQIVLLAICEVVAILTLVAFRPFPSPTSMNLYHACFSIVRFLTILLSVVFVPSLGVSQAARGWIGYVILFLHAIVLVFGFFLNALQTLVEVIARLAGAGGYEGGVTRGGLVKVFGMRQLSRRMPRRSVGTRQSMGSEAAMLAHTDERLSSQFDGSRPRSLSGSSAMLLNRAAASEGRTSAFYESGSAHGGTHSRANSSGLFTPTTPGSNPTFQGAGYQTTGSNSPKSGPLFAMQAHDPYYRPPRPRNKRVDMSGGEKGRTGARQRAGSDADDDIIEGPMSGRGTPVPAYIPAPKDDLDLDDPRQSRKDYAVREVDFYYRVRGPPLSQSGTRKLKTGPADPTGPVSSATGFFRNLFRGKTKESGKGFEVVRSARAPPPGLLPEGDDVHEPYRDEPDDQATAGHSRRVSGSDRSYPDTDSDDNNRTREALISLPQVESGAAIELPSRIGSQHSSPSGAPQASRPSRRDSRSLALEGDTASHRSLPIVTKAVSEEAHYPAPQLHPSSSGTGRLPFSAASSPSRDRNFSIASTTASTSSSRQHGNGTERPSSMGYVAQHRTRDYIHEASPDEPSFTGSAAELVDEPHHPEGSH